In Drosophila yakuba strain Tai18E2 chromosome 2R, Prin_Dyak_Tai18E2_2.1, whole genome shotgun sequence, a single genomic region encodes these proteins:
- the LOC6531323 gene encoding cilia- and flagella-associated protein 61 isoform X4 translates to MKVSSIGGMIDDTNVANENKFFMRECLYSKFKFILEKLHSNDYYLRHEESVINFIYPAGKEPAGAAAMAAASNVFLLRCIVARQDFPLPRLFNAMVTMFCAYPDRDYCMMLMTAKHKASRSYLEVLRYFMPVASRPSNVSSLDDVFITHRSTIFGEISLYKLEKEDVSQVHSLSLGNLPSNTKTPNSSSTSFSYCSKVNEREELEHELHVLDAIMKDVLENEFSEFAMFTIRCGISTRSVRENTAIGFVVIREFHCHDQLYEHYHLPKHEHHLNRRRAEIISLRLHPLFLVSADLIFRDLARKTSFYDYYFINAVDGYKYSNDLKKMMMVIEPKPIKKVPVFTRIQADQKKSKKKLDLPLPNFSRDNMIIYRHKLSPVKWFTNSRKLVIIGFSAVTKAFLRQLVFQWNSKDHKNSENFTCLTRLQVTVICRAGIVEADYDSLFKCPYCTSSLGCYLSYRNESCYVRDCCMRIDLRYWVHFVPGKVEKVDREKKFVKIANCEIYYDTLLLMCDRMFVLRCVDLPVYSARPCNLVEINFRLNKFLLFYKVRALLEDMPRTYLVLVYGNNLHTYECIAFLIGHGVDCSRMVFVQPHRVIGRDADAKEKCPYWDENLQMILDDMLVEKGVNIYTDYDFHHYNMHKSTDFIMEVIFQHFPSRKQATFECDLFISFQEGHLHQRHKQWLRNAGIELEGNAILVNERYQTNDPDVYAAGSFIKMRRTPNYQYKFVSERELARKILHHLGIVTDKNFENRFAEPVLFQAILPLRYFITKVTMPRRYLVSQLPVIKNCNLTTYKNQTFCRVGLSTRMLVDEIVVVTKKECHLDFLLYFCGKHELLLNKMKSRYKAHLIHCFLKFFQEPWTELIMHDDFEELQAENKELLSPMVISALSRPSRGALGELTDMDFFTLNKRYIELKLLSFLREHRRDFRHQFALPEDFLKLDLAEYERYLDAEENDLSSDMSET, encoded by the exons ATGAAGGTCAGCTCCATTGGCGGCATGATTGACGACACCAATGTGGCGAACGAAAACAAGTTTTTCATGCGCGAATGCCTGTACTCCAAGTTCAAGTTCATTCTAGAGA AACTACACAGCAACGATTACTATTTGCGGCACGAGGAGAGCGTAATTAACTTTATATATCCCGCCGGAAAAGAGCCCGCGGGTGCGGCAGCCATGGCGGCGGCCTCAAACGTTTTCCTTCTCCGGTGCATTGTGGCACGACAGGATTTCCCACTGCCCCGCCTCTTCAACGCCATGGTGACCATGTTTTGCGCCTATCCGGATAGGGACTACTGCATGATGCTGATGACGGCGAAGCACAAAGCGAGCAGGAGCTATCTGGAGGTGTTGCGTTACTTTATG CCAGTGGCATCACGGCCCAGTAATGTGTCCAGTCTGGACGACGTATTCATCACACATCGCAGCACCATCTTCGGGGAGATTAGCCTGTACAAGCTGGAGAAGGAGGATGTGTCACAGGTGCACAGCCTGAGTCTGGGCAACTTGCCCAGCAACACAAAAACGCCCAATTCGAGCAGCACCAGCTTCTCCTACTGCTCCAAGGTGAACGAGCGGGAGGAGCTGGAGCACGAGCTCCATGTCCTCGATGCGATCATGAAGGATGTGCTGGAGAACGAGTTCAGTGAGTTCGCGATGTTCACGATTCGGTGTGGCATCTCCACGAGATCGGTTAGGGAAAACACTGCGATTGGTTTTGTGGTGATACGAGAGTTCCATTGTCATGACCAGCTCTATGAACACTACCACCTGCCCAAGCACGAACATCATTTGAATCGACGCAGGGCCGAGATCATATCGCTGCGATTGCACCCACTTTTCCTGGTTAGTGCCGATCTGATATTTAGGGACTTGGCCAGGAAGACAAGCTTTTACGACTACTATTTCATTAATGCGGTCGAC GGCTATAAGTACAGCAACGACTTGAAAAAAATGATGATGGTCATAGAGCCGAAGCCCATCAAAAAGGTACCGGTATTTACTCGAATCCAGGCGGATCAGAAGAAGTCGAAGAAAAAGCTGGATCTACCCTTGCCAAATTTCTCCAGGGATAATATGATCATCTATCGCCACAAACTCAGCCCGGTTAAGTGGTTCACCAACAGCAGGAAGCTGGTCATCATTGGATTCAGTGCAGTGACGAAGGCCTTTCTGCGACAGCTCGTGTTCCAATGGAACAGCAAGGA CCACAAGAACTCGGAGAACTTCACCTGCTTGACAAGGCTACAAGTGACTGTGATCTGCAGGGCGGGCATTGTAGAGGCGGACTATGACAGCCTGTTCAAGTGTCCTTATTGCACTAGTAGCCTAGGATGCTATCTTTCGTACCGGAATGAGTCATGCTACGTAAGAGATTGCTGTATGCGGATTGATTTGCGATACTGGGTGCACTTTGTGCCCGGAAAGGTCGAAAAGGTCGATAG AGAGAAAAAGTTTGTGAAGATTGCTAACTGCGAAATTTACTACGACACGCTATTGCTAATGTGTGACCGGATGTTCGTGCTCCGTTGCGTAGATCTGCCGGTGTACTCGGCACGTCCTTGCAATCTCGTCGAGATTAACTTTCGGCTGAACAAGTTCCTGCTCTTCTACAAGGTGCGTGCTCTCCTGGAGGATATGCCGCGAACGTATTTGGTCCTGGTGTATGGCAACAACTTGCACACCTACGAGTGCATTGCCTTTCTCATTGGTCACGGTGTGGATTGTTCGCGTATGGTGTTCGTTCAGCCACATCGCGTCATTGGAagggatgcggatgcgaagGAAAAATGTCCTTACTGGGACGAGAACTTGCAAATGATCCTAGACGACATGCTAGTGGAGAAGGGAGTCAATATCTACACGGACTACGACTTTCACCACTACAATATGCACAAGTCAACTGACTTCATTATGGAGGTGATATTTCAGCATTTTCCCAGTCGAAAACAGGCCACCTTCGAATGCGACCTCTTCATCTCCTTCCAGGAGGGACACCTCCACCAGCGGCACAAGCAAT GGCTAAGGAATGCGGGCATCGAGCTCGAAGGCAATGCAATCCTGGTGAACGAGCGCTACCAGACCAATGATCCAGATGTCTATGCCGCTGGCAGCTTCATCAAAATGCGACGCACACCCAACTACCAATACAAATTCGTCAGTGAGAGAGAGTTGGCCCGCAAG ATCTTACATCATCTGGGCATAGTGACGGACAAGAATTTCGAGAATCGCTTCGCTGAGCCTGTGCTCTTCCAGGCCATTCTTCCGCTGCGCTACTTCATCACCAAAGTGACCATGCCCCGCAGATACCTCGTCTCCCAATTGCCTGTCATAAAGAATTGCAATCTGACCACGTATAAGAACCAAACCTTCTGTCGTGTGGGACTTTCAACGCGCATGCTGGTGGACGAGATTGTGGTTGTGACGAAAAAA GAGTGCCATTTGGACTTTTTGCTGTACTTTTGTGGCAAGCACGAGTTGCTCCTGAATAAGATGAAGTCGCGCTATAAGGCGCACTTGATTCACTGCTTTCTGAAGTTTTTCCAGGAGCCCTGGACAGAGTTGATCATGCATGATGACTTCGAGGAGCTTCAGGCGGAGAACAAGGAACTGCTCAGCCCCATGGTTATTTCGGCACTATCA CGTCCAAGTCGTGGAGCGCTGGGCGAATTGACGGATATGGATTTCTTCACGCTGAACAAGCGCTACATCGAGCTGAAGCTACTGTCTTTCCTGAGGGAGCATCGAAGAGACTTTCGTCACCAGTTCGCCCTGCCCGAAGACTTTCTCAAATTGGACCTGGCTGAGTACGAGAGATACTTggatgcggaggaaaatgaTTTGTCATCGGACATGAGTGAAACATAG
- the LOC6531323 gene encoding cilia- and flagella-associated protein 61 isoform X2, which yields MPSSATILPSPLCPRIAGWSGCPPDTGTDTAMSISWLNALFFNFCIYKRTSSAVLAEIIKDVLYRESRVWFLIAVRTPYVPQPKHFVETFDDLEKISQVFYPLEYSMDKNNNTQSIYIVDRFVLLPRITYRKALAEDNDDIIAIQEVENPELRAELGDYYIAEEVMAQNPRSMLVVAEIINQLQESEIAIFLWLSTDIDILFYVRNYQMEQFGNLVKPVDGRSFHYETMTVSSVQRRAEASMFTADALDDLDAVTILGGLQRVDSGMSVASLGKMKVSSIGGMIDDTNVANENKFFMRECLYSKFKFILEKLHSNDYYLRHEESVINFIYPAGKEPAGAAAMAAASNVFLLRCIVARQDFPLPRLFNAMVTMFCAYPDRDYCMMLMTAKHKASRSYLEVLRYFMPVASRPSNVSSLDDVFITHRSTIFGEISLYKLEKEDVSQVHSLSLGNLPSNTKTPNSSSTSFSYCSKVNEREELEHELHVLDAIMKDVLENEFSEFAMFTIRCGISTRSVRENTAIGFVVIREFHCHDQLYEHYHLPKHEHHLNRRRAEIISLRLHPLFLVSADLIFRDLARKTSFYDYYFINAVDGYKYSNDLKKMMMVIEPKPIKKVPVFTRIQADQKKSKKKLDLPLPNFSRDNMIIYRHKLSPVKWFTNSRKLVIIGFSAVTKAFLRQLVFQWNSKDHKNSENFTCLTRLQVTVICRAGIVEADYDSLFKCPYCTSSLGCYLSYRNESCYVRDCCMRIDLRYWVHFVPGKVEKVDREKKFVKIANCEIYYDTLLLMCDRMFVLRCVDLPVYSARPCNLVEINFRLNKFLLFYKVRALLEDMPRTYLVLVYGNNLHTYECIAFLIGHGVDCSRMVFVQPHRVIGRDADAKEKCPYWDENLQMILDDMLVEKGVNIYTDYDFHHYNMHKSTDFIMEVIFQHFPSRKQATFECDLFISFQEGHLHQRHKQWLRNAGIELEGNAILVNERYQTNDPDVYAAGSFIKMRRTPNYQYKFVSERELARKILHHLGIVTDKNFENRFAEPVLFQAILPLRYFITKVTMPRRYLVSQLPVIKNCNLTTYKNQTFCRVGLSTRMLVDEIVVVTKKECHLDFLLYFCGKHELLLNKMKSRYKAHLIHCFLKFFQEPWTELIMHDDFEELQAENKELLSPMVISALSRPSRGALGELTDMDFFTLNKRYIELKLLSFLREHRRDFRHQFALPEDFLKLDLAEYERYLDAEENDLSSDMSET from the exons ATGCCGAGTTCCGCAACTATCCTTCCATCGCCGCTCTGCCCACGGATTGCTGGTTGGAGTGGCTGTCCACCAGATACTGGTACTGATACAG CCATGTCCATCAGCTGGCTGAATGCGCTGTTCTTCAACTTTTGCATCTACAAGCGCACCTCCTCCGCGGTGCTGGCTGAGATCATAAAGGACGTGCTCTACAGGGAGAGCAGGGTGTGGTTTCTGATCGCAGTAAGGACTCCGTATGTGCCACAGCCCAAGCACTTTGTGGAAACCTTCGATGACTTGGAGAAAATATCCCAGGTCTTCTATCCACTGGAGTACAGCATggacaagaacaacaacaccCAGTCCATATACATTGTGGATAGGTTCGTCCTGTTGCCGAGGATTACTTACCGCAAGGCACT GGCCGAAGATAACGACGATATTATTGCGATCCAAGAGGTCGAGAACCCAGAACTGCGAGCGGAGCTGGGCGACTACTATATCGCCGAGGAGGTGATGGCACAGAATCCGAGGAGCATGCTGGTTGTGGCCGAGATAATCAACCAGTTGCAGGAGTCCGAAATTGCCATCTTCCTGTGGCTGTCCACGGATATTGACATTCTGTTCTATGTGCGCAACTACCAGATGGAACAGTTCGGCAACCTGGTGAAGCCAGTCGATGGCAGGTCCTTCCACTACGAGACGATGACGGTGTC ATCGGTGCAGCGAAGGGCGGAGGCCAGCATGTTCACCGCAGATGCCCTGGATGATCTGGATGCGGTGACGATTCTGGGCGGACTGCAGAGGGTTGACAGCGGTATGAG CGTGGCCAGTCTGGGTAAGATGAAGGTCAGCTCCATTGGCGGCATGATTGACGACACCAATGTGGCGAACGAAAACAAGTTTTTCATGCGCGAATGCCTGTACTCCAAGTTCAAGTTCATTCTAGAGA AACTACACAGCAACGATTACTATTTGCGGCACGAGGAGAGCGTAATTAACTTTATATATCCCGCCGGAAAAGAGCCCGCGGGTGCGGCAGCCATGGCGGCGGCCTCAAACGTTTTCCTTCTCCGGTGCATTGTGGCACGACAGGATTTCCCACTGCCCCGCCTCTTCAACGCCATGGTGACCATGTTTTGCGCCTATCCGGATAGGGACTACTGCATGATGCTGATGACGGCGAAGCACAAAGCGAGCAGGAGCTATCTGGAGGTGTTGCGTTACTTTATG CCAGTGGCATCACGGCCCAGTAATGTGTCCAGTCTGGACGACGTATTCATCACACATCGCAGCACCATCTTCGGGGAGATTAGCCTGTACAAGCTGGAGAAGGAGGATGTGTCACAGGTGCACAGCCTGAGTCTGGGCAACTTGCCCAGCAACACAAAAACGCCCAATTCGAGCAGCACCAGCTTCTCCTACTGCTCCAAGGTGAACGAGCGGGAGGAGCTGGAGCACGAGCTCCATGTCCTCGATGCGATCATGAAGGATGTGCTGGAGAACGAGTTCAGTGAGTTCGCGATGTTCACGATTCGGTGTGGCATCTCCACGAGATCGGTTAGGGAAAACACTGCGATTGGTTTTGTGGTGATACGAGAGTTCCATTGTCATGACCAGCTCTATGAACACTACCACCTGCCCAAGCACGAACATCATTTGAATCGACGCAGGGCCGAGATCATATCGCTGCGATTGCACCCACTTTTCCTGGTTAGTGCCGATCTGATATTTAGGGACTTGGCCAGGAAGACAAGCTTTTACGACTACTATTTCATTAATGCGGTCGAC GGCTATAAGTACAGCAACGACTTGAAAAAAATGATGATGGTCATAGAGCCGAAGCCCATCAAAAAGGTACCGGTATTTACTCGAATCCAGGCGGATCAGAAGAAGTCGAAGAAAAAGCTGGATCTACCCTTGCCAAATTTCTCCAGGGATAATATGATCATCTATCGCCACAAACTCAGCCCGGTTAAGTGGTTCACCAACAGCAGGAAGCTGGTCATCATTGGATTCAGTGCAGTGACGAAGGCCTTTCTGCGACAGCTCGTGTTCCAATGGAACAGCAAGGA CCACAAGAACTCGGAGAACTTCACCTGCTTGACAAGGCTACAAGTGACTGTGATCTGCAGGGCGGGCATTGTAGAGGCGGACTATGACAGCCTGTTCAAGTGTCCTTATTGCACTAGTAGCCTAGGATGCTATCTTTCGTACCGGAATGAGTCATGCTACGTAAGAGATTGCTGTATGCGGATTGATTTGCGATACTGGGTGCACTTTGTGCCCGGAAAGGTCGAAAAGGTCGATAG AGAGAAAAAGTTTGTGAAGATTGCTAACTGCGAAATTTACTACGACACGCTATTGCTAATGTGTGACCGGATGTTCGTGCTCCGTTGCGTAGATCTGCCGGTGTACTCGGCACGTCCTTGCAATCTCGTCGAGATTAACTTTCGGCTGAACAAGTTCCTGCTCTTCTACAAGGTGCGTGCTCTCCTGGAGGATATGCCGCGAACGTATTTGGTCCTGGTGTATGGCAACAACTTGCACACCTACGAGTGCATTGCCTTTCTCATTGGTCACGGTGTGGATTGTTCGCGTATGGTGTTCGTTCAGCCACATCGCGTCATTGGAagggatgcggatgcgaagGAAAAATGTCCTTACTGGGACGAGAACTTGCAAATGATCCTAGACGACATGCTAGTGGAGAAGGGAGTCAATATCTACACGGACTACGACTTTCACCACTACAATATGCACAAGTCAACTGACTTCATTATGGAGGTGATATTTCAGCATTTTCCCAGTCGAAAACAGGCCACCTTCGAATGCGACCTCTTCATCTCCTTCCAGGAGGGACACCTCCACCAGCGGCACAAGCAAT GGCTAAGGAATGCGGGCATCGAGCTCGAAGGCAATGCAATCCTGGTGAACGAGCGCTACCAGACCAATGATCCAGATGTCTATGCCGCTGGCAGCTTCATCAAAATGCGACGCACACCCAACTACCAATACAAATTCGTCAGTGAGAGAGAGTTGGCCCGCAAG ATCTTACATCATCTGGGCATAGTGACGGACAAGAATTTCGAGAATCGCTTCGCTGAGCCTGTGCTCTTCCAGGCCATTCTTCCGCTGCGCTACTTCATCACCAAAGTGACCATGCCCCGCAGATACCTCGTCTCCCAATTGCCTGTCATAAAGAATTGCAATCTGACCACGTATAAGAACCAAACCTTCTGTCGTGTGGGACTTTCAACGCGCATGCTGGTGGACGAGATTGTGGTTGTGACGAAAAAA GAGTGCCATTTGGACTTTTTGCTGTACTTTTGTGGCAAGCACGAGTTGCTCCTGAATAAGATGAAGTCGCGCTATAAGGCGCACTTGATTCACTGCTTTCTGAAGTTTTTCCAGGAGCCCTGGACAGAGTTGATCATGCATGATGACTTCGAGGAGCTTCAGGCGGAGAACAAGGAACTGCTCAGCCCCATGGTTATTTCGGCACTATCA CGTCCAAGTCGTGGAGCGCTGGGCGAATTGACGGATATGGATTTCTTCACGCTGAACAAGCGCTACATCGAGCTGAAGCTACTGTCTTTCCTGAGGGAGCATCGAAGAGACTTTCGTCACCAGTTCGCCCTGCCCGAAGACTTTCTCAAATTGGACCTGGCTGAGTACGAGAGATACTTggatgcggaggaaaatgaTTTGTCATCGGACATGAGTGAAACATAG